Proteins co-encoded in one SAR86 cluster bacterium genomic window:
- a CDS encoding class I SAM-dependent methyltransferase: MSNIDDKVVEDFGNEWSTYDQSALSDQDIKKAFNQYFDIFPFKDLGDDVKGFDMGCGSGRWAKFVAPKVKHLNCIEPSKKAIKVAKTRLSHLENIDFYQASADNISIEKSSQDFGYCLGVLHHIPNTAEGIKSCASLLKIGAPFLLYLYYNFENKPLWFKTIWKLTDLIRGAVCKMPFTIKRVICFMIAVIIYLPVARFAMLFEKIGFNIDNFPLSDYRNKPFYFLKTDALDRFGTRLEQRFSKKDITIMLEEAGFERISFSDKTPHWVSLAYKKK, translated from the coding sequence ATGAGTAACATTGACGATAAAGTTGTAGAAGATTTTGGGAATGAGTGGTCAACTTATGATCAATCTGCATTAAGCGATCAAGATATTAAGAAAGCATTTAACCAGTACTTTGATATATTCCCCTTTAAGGATCTAGGTGATGATGTTAAAGGTTTTGATATGGGTTGTGGAAGTGGAAGATGGGCTAAATTTGTAGCTCCTAAGGTAAAACATTTGAATTGTATTGAGCCTAGTAAAAAAGCAATTAAAGTGGCTAAAACAAGACTTTCCCATCTAGAGAATATTGACTTTTATCAAGCTTCAGCAGATAACATTTCTATTGAAAAATCATCCCAAGATTTTGGCTATTGTTTAGGTGTCTTGCATCATATACCAAATACAGCTGAAGGCATAAAGTCGTGTGCGTCTTTGCTCAAAATAGGAGCTCCTTTTTTACTTTATCTTTACTATAATTTTGAGAATAAACCTTTGTGGTTTAAGACAATATGGAAATTAACTGATTTAATTAGAGGTGCAGTCTGTAAAATGCCATTTACTATTAAACGGGTTATATGCTTTATGATAGCTGTGATAATTTATCTCCCGGTTGCTAGATTTGCTATGTTGTTTGAAAAAATAGGATTCAATATTGATAATTTCCCTTTATCAGATTACAGAAACAAACCTTTTTATTTTTTAAAGACAGATGCATTAGATAGGTTTGGCACAAGATTAGAGCAACGTTTTAGTAAAAAAGACATTACTATAATGCTTGAAGAGGCTGGGTTTGAAAGAATATCTTTTTCAGATAAAACACCTCATTGGGTTAGCCTCGCATACAAGAAAAAATAA
- the neuC gene encoding UDP-N-acetylglucosamine 2-epimerase, whose translation MTKRKICVVTGTRAEYGLLSHLISLIEQSQEFDLQIIATGMHLSEKFGLTYKDIEKDGFKIDYKIDINLISDTPLGLSSSTAIALKEISRAYQDLKPDLVLILGDRFEIFASAIAAMFNRIPIAHISGGERAEGAIDEAIRHSITKISHFHFVAAEEYKKRVIQLGELPDKVFMVGGLGVDSIKRLQLMDKEELEDSLGLKFKEKNLLITFHPVTLEEYSSQDQMKELMKSLTSLKDTQLIFTMPNADTDSSILFSMIEDFVLSNNNAYSFTSLGHLRYLSCIAQVDGVVGNSSSGISEVPSFCKGTINIGHRQDGRLRASSIIDCNPDKNSIIKAIDNLYSESFQKSLELTDNPYGEGGASQKIIQILEDASFKDLLMKPFYDLS comes from the coding sequence ATGACCAAACGCAAAATATGTGTAGTTACTGGAACTCGAGCTGAGTATGGTCTTTTGTCTCACTTGATATCATTAATAGAACAATCTCAGGAATTTGACCTCCAAATTATAGCTACAGGTATGCATTTATCAGAGAAATTTGGATTAACATATAAAGATATTGAAAAAGATGGTTTCAAAATAGATTATAAAATTGATATTAATTTAATTTCTGATACCCCTTTAGGTTTATCCAGCTCTACTGCTATTGCTCTTAAAGAAATTTCTCGTGCATACCAAGATTTAAAACCTGATCTAGTTTTAATACTCGGAGATAGGTTTGAAATCTTTGCTTCCGCAATTGCCGCTATGTTTAATAGAATACCCATTGCTCACATTAGTGGAGGTGAGAGGGCAGAAGGTGCTATCGATGAAGCAATTAGGCATTCAATTACTAAAATATCCCACTTTCACTTTGTTGCTGCAGAAGAATATAAGAAAAGGGTAATTCAACTTGGCGAATTACCGGATAAAGTTTTTATGGTTGGAGGTTTAGGTGTAGATAGTATAAAAAGACTTCAACTCATGGATAAAGAAGAATTGGAGGATTCATTAGGTTTAAAATTTAAAGAAAAAAATCTTTTAATTACTTTCCACCCTGTGACGCTTGAAGAATATTCTTCTCAAGATCAGATGAAAGAATTAATGAAATCTTTAACTTCTTTAAAAGATACGCAACTTATTTTTACTATGCCCAATGCAGACACAGATAGCAGTATTTTATTTTCAATGATCGAAGATTTTGTATTATCAAATAATAATGCATATTCCTTCACTTCTTTGGGGCACTTAAGATACTTATCATGCATAGCTCAAGTAGATGGAGTGGTAGGAAATTCTTCAAGCGGGATTTCAGAAGTTCCTTCTTTTTGTAAAGGAACAATCAATATAGGTCATAGGCAGGATGGTCGATTAAGGGCATCCAGTATAATTGATTGTAATCCTGACAAGAATTCTATAATTAAAGCTATAGATAATCTTTATTCTGAATCATTTCAAAAAAGTCTTGAATTGACTGATAATCCATATGGAGAAGGTGGAGCATCACAGAAAATAATTCAAATTTTAGAAGATGCATCCTTTAAAGATCTTTTAATGAAGCCATTTTATGATTTAAGTTAA
- a CDS encoding zinc-binding dehydrogenase has product MNEGISIQIRSEVTNEGKLKLSLIEEKKPTPKENEVLIRVEATPINPSDLGLLLGPADVNSLKVEGHKENIVAVIDIPEPLMRMVQPRLGKSLPVGNEGAGVIEDAGENAKDLIGKVVGVAGGAMYSQYRCVPASSCLIMNEGTSPSEAASCFVNPLTTLGMVETMKSEGHKGLVHTAAASNLGQMLVKVCKMDGVPLVNIVRTADQEDKLRSLGAEFVCNSSNEDFMTSLVEALVASESTLAFDAIGGGKLSGQVLTAMEIAANKNSAEHSIYGSTTYKQVYIYGGLDRSPTTLNRAYGMSWGIGGWLLTPFIGKIGPEKFQALRKRVSDEIKTTFVSNYSKEISLQEALHEESILDYSKQATGKKYLITPHKE; this is encoded by the coding sequence TTTCAATACAAATTAGATCTGAAGTTACTAATGAAGGAAAACTTAAATTATCTTTAATTGAAGAGAAAAAGCCAACACCCAAAGAAAATGAAGTGTTAATTAGAGTTGAAGCTACTCCAATTAATCCGTCTGATTTAGGACTTTTACTAGGTCCAGCTGACGTCAATTCTCTCAAAGTGGAAGGCCATAAAGAAAATATTGTGGCTGTGATTGATATTCCTGAACCTCTTATGAGAATGGTTCAACCAAGACTTGGAAAGTCATTACCGGTAGGTAATGAGGGCGCTGGGGTTATTGAGGATGCTGGTGAGAATGCTAAGGATTTAATAGGCAAAGTTGTTGGAGTCGCTGGAGGAGCGATGTATTCACAATACAGATGCGTTCCTGCTTCTAGTTGCTTAATTATGAATGAGGGAACTTCTCCCTCAGAAGCTGCCTCTTGTTTTGTTAATCCACTAACAACTTTAGGTATGGTGGAAACAATGAAATCAGAAGGGCATAAAGGCCTAGTGCATACAGCAGCTGCGTCTAATCTGGGGCAGATGTTGGTAAAGGTTTGTAAAATGGATGGAGTACCCCTAGTTAATATAGTGAGAACTGCAGATCAAGAAGATAAATTACGAAGTTTAGGAGCCGAGTTCGTTTGTAATTCTAGTAATGAAGATTTTATGACCAGTCTAGTAGAAGCATTAGTTGCTTCTGAGTCAACTTTAGCTTTTGACGCAATAGGTGGTGGAAAATTATCAGGCCAAGTTTTAACTGCTATGGAGATAGCGGCTAATAAAAATTCTGCAGAACATAGTATTTATGGTTCAACAACTTATAAACAGGTATACATATATGGTGGGTTAGATAGATCTCCAACAACTTTAAATAGAGCTTATGGCATGTCTTGGGGAATAGGTGGTTGGCTTTTGACGCCTTTTATAGGAAAGATAGGCCCTGAGAAATTTCAGGCTTTAAGAAAAAGGGTCTCTGATGAAATAAAAACAACTTTTGTAAGTAATTACTCCAAAGAAATTTCTTTACAAGAAGCTCTTCATGAAGAGAGTATTTTAGATTACTCAAAACAGGCAACTGGAAAAAAATATTTAATAACACCTCACAAAGAATAA